GACATCGGCTATCCGCTGCTCGAGGTGTTCGCCGACGGTTCGTTCATCGTCACCAAGCACGCCGGCACCGGCGGTCGCGTGACGAAGCGCACCGTGAAGGAGCAGCTGGTCTACGAAATGGGAGATCCGCGCGCCTACATCACGCCCGACGTGGTCGCGGATTTCGGCACGATTCGGCTCGAACAGGTCGGGCGCGACCGCGTGCGCGTATGGGGAGTCCGCGGGCGGCCGGCGCCGTCGATGCTCAAGGTGAGCGCCTCGTACTTCGACGGCTGGAAGGCGAGCGGCACGCTGATCCTGTGCGGGCCCGAGGCCGCCGCCAAGGCGCGCGCGTTCGCCGAGCTGTTCTGGAAGCGCCTCGACCTCCGCTTCGCCGCGACCCACACCGAGCTGGTCGGACTCTCGTCGTGCTGGGGCCCGCTGTCGCCGGCCACCGAGGCGCCGGAAATCCTGCTGCGGCTCTCGGTGCGCGATCCCGATCGCGAGAGGGTCGAGCAGTTCTCGAAGATGGTGCCGGCCGTGATTCTCTCCGGGCCGCCGGGCGTGGCGGTCACGGGCGGCCGGCCGCAGGCGCAGGAAGTGGTGGCGTACTGGCCGGCGCTGGTGCCGCGCGATCACGTCAAGGCGCGGCTGGTCACGCGTGACGGCGAGCGCACGCTCGACTGGCCGACGCCGCTGCTGCCGCCGCAGCGACCGGCGCCACTGCGCGGCGAATCGTGGCCGCGCGCGCGGGGAGATCGCAAGCTCGTGAAGACACCGCTCTCGGCGCTCGCGCACGCGCGCAGCGGTGACAAGGGCGACACTGCGAACATCGGCCTGATCGCGAGAGCGCCCGAGATCTATCCGTGGCTGCGGAGCACCCTCACCGCCGCGGTGGTCAAACGGCGCTTCAAGGGCATCTGCCTGGGGCGCGTGGAACGCCACGAGGTCCCGAACCTCGGGGCGCTCAATTTCCTGCTCCACGAATCGCTCGGCGGCGGCGGCACGGTCTCGTTGCGCCTCGATGCCCAGGGCAAGACCTTGTCGCACGCACTGCTCGCCATGGAAGTGACGGCGCCGCGCGCGTTGCTCGACGCCGCGAAGCGCGGCGATGCGGCCGACGGCTCGCGGGCGAAGGCGGCCGGCGCCGCGAAGCAGCGGCGCGGCCGGCGCTGAGGCCCGCCCTTCCTCCCGCGCCACCCCCAGACTCTTGCGCATGCTCGCTCGGCCCTCGATACTCATCGCATCCCGAGCGACGCCCGCGGCGGAACGTTGCCGCGGTCACCGCTATTCGCAGGAGGAAGTGCCATGATGACGAAGTCGAATCTGGACATGATCTGGGACCACATCCGGATCCTCAACGGCATCGCCGTCCGCTGTGTCGCGAACCTGCCCGCCGACAAGCTCGACGCGCATCCGATTCCAAGGATGCGCACGCCGAAGGAGCTGGTGGTCCACATGTACACGAGCTCGATGCGCTCGATGATGGAAGGGCTGCTGAGCGGCAACTACCAGGAGTACGACGAGAAATCCGCGTGCGAACGCATCCAGACCAAGGACGATCTGCTTCGTTTCTGTGACGAGAGCTGGAAGGCCAGCGACCGCGCCGAGCGTGCGGCCACCGACGCGCATCTCGCGGGAGAGGTGAAGACTCCCTGGGGCCACGCGATGCCGGGGCCGATGTGCGTTCAAGTGGTGCGCGACGAGCTTCTGCACCATCGCGGGCAGCTCTACGCCTACCTGCGCGCGCTCGGGCAGGAGGTTCCCGACATGTACGACTACGCCAACAACGCGCCGGAATTCCGCCGCCGGGAGCCCGCGCAGGCGTAACCCCCGCTGGAATCATCGCAGTCCCGAGGCCCGGGCCCATTCGCCCGGGCCTCGGCTTTTCCCCCCGGACTTCGCCCGAATCCTCCTGGCTCGCGTGACATCAGAATGATATCATAATGACATCAACGAGGAGGGGCCAGATGATTCGCGAAAAAGAAGTGAGCGCCCGGTCGGGCGGATTCATGTTCCTGGTGGTGCTGGCGCTGTTCTTCGGCTCGATCTGGGGGATCATTCACAATGCGTCGCACGGCTCGCCCCCGGGCGTGATCCTCTCGGTACTGGGGGTGGCGGTCGCGGTGCTGGGAGTGTTCGGACTCACGGTGGTCAATCCCAACCAGTCCCAGGTGGTTCAGCTGTTCGGCAGCTACAGCGGCACGCTTCACCAGCCCGGCTTCTGGTGGGTGAATCCTTTCACCACGCGGCGCAGGATCTCGGTGCGCGTCCGCAACTTCGAGAGCGCCAAGCTCAAGGTGAACGACCACGATGGCAATCCCATCGAGATCGCGGCGGTGGTGGTGTGGCGGGTGGTGGACACCGCCGAGGCGCTGTTCGAGGTCGACAATTACGAGAACTTCGTCAAGGTCCAGACCGAGGCGGCGGTGCGCAATCTCGCCTCGACGCATCCGTACGACGCGCACGGCGATGGCCAGATGTCGCTACGCAGCAACATCCAGGAGGTGGCCGAGGACCTCAAGAAGGAGATCCAGGCCCGCCTCACCAAGGCCGGCGTGGAAGTGATCGAGGCGCGCATCAGCCACCTCGCCTACGCGCCCGAAATCGCCAGCGCCATGCTGCAGCGCCAGCAGGCGAGCGCGATCGTGGCGGCGCGCACCAAGATCGTCGAGGGCGCGGTGGGCATGGTCGAGATGGCGCTCGCGGAGCTGTCGCAGCGCCACGTCGTCGAGCTCGACGGCGAGCGGCGAGCGGCGATGGTGAGCAATCTGCTGGTGGTGCTGTGCAGCGATCGCCACGCTCAGCCGGTCGTCAACGCCGGCACCATCTATCAATAGGCCGGCCGGAGCGAGGCGCAGGTGGCGGACCGGAAGCCCTTCCTGCTGAGGCTGGACCCCGCGGTGCTCGAAGCCCTGCAGCGCTGGGCCAACGATGATCTGCGGAGTCTCAACGGACAGATCGAATTCCTGTTGCGGCGCGCGCTCGCCGACACCGGACGCGCGCCGCGTACTCCCGGCGAAAAATTGCAACGAAAGCCACGCTCATGATCTCCGACGATTCGCAGAATCCCTCGCCCGCCGACTTCGCCGCCGTGGACTGGCGTCGGGTCGATACCCTCCAGTGGACGCAGCCGCGTCGGTTCGTGCGGCGCTGGGAGTTGAACGACGGCGATCAGCCGGTTGCCGCACTTCGCTGGCGCGGGCCGTGGCGGCCGGGCTTCGACGCGGTGACGCGCGGCGGGGCGTGGCAAATCGACAGGAGTTTCTGGCTCGGACTGGACCTCCGACGGCCGGGAGAAGAAGAGCCCGAGATCCGCGTGCGCGCCAGCTGGCTCGGCCGAGCGCGAATCGAGCGATCCCAGGGCGAGGCCGTCCGCTGGCGGAGGGACGGCTGGGGCTTCAGCCGGCGCCGCATCGAGACGGCCGAAGGAACTCCGCTGATCCATTTCCAGATGGACCCCGGGTTCTTCCGCCACGACGGCCAGATCGCGATCGAGTCGGAAGCGCGCTCGCTCCCCGATCTCGAGCCCCTCATTCTGGTGGGCTGGGGGCTGCTGGTCTCGGCTCACCGCCAGCACGCGCACTAGGGGCCGGCGGGCGCTCCAGCTGGGTCCTCCGCCGAGTTTGGCGGTGTCAAACCCGAGCCGCGGCTCCCCCCTTTTCCAGCCGCGCTCGCATCACAAGTTGCATTCGACCCACCTGTCCTCCAGAGCGACCGCGATTCGCGGTCGCCGGAGCCAATCGGTCGGAGTGAAGCGACCGGGCCTCTCGGTGCCAGTACTCCCGGCTGTCGGAAGGAAGGAAACATGTCTCGTAGGACGGTTCTCGCGCTCCCGGTCGCGGTGGGCTTGATCGCCTTCGCGCTCTTTGCGCAATCCGGCTGCTCCAAGAGCAGCCCGACTTCGCCATACGGCGGCGGCGGAGGCGGTGGCGGCGGTGGTGGCGGCACGGTGGAGCCATTCTCCTCGGGGAATTTCACCTCGAGCAATGCGCAAGGGTTCGTGCATACCTTCACCAACACCGGCAGCTTCGGCTACACCTGCACAATCCACAACATGCCCGGCACGATCAACGTCGCGGCCAGCGGGCCGGACTCGGTGACGGTCGACATCGTCAACTTCGCCTTCTCGCCGAATCCCGCGTCGGTGAAGACCGGAGGCTACGTGCACTGGATCAACACCGTGGCCACCGCGCACAACGTGAC
This DNA window, taken from Candidatus Sulfotelmatobacter sp., encodes the following:
- a CDS encoding acyclic terpene utilization AtuA family protein translates to MADSIRIANAGGYWGDDLRQFRRQVELGPVDYVTLDFLAEITMSIMQKQRARDPRAGYARDFVAQVRETLPLLLERGVRAISNAGGVNPLACRGALLEMAQLEGKSLDVAAVVGDDLMERLGELNALGVSLDDMDTGARFSSIRDRVSSANAYFGAWPVVEALRAGAQVVVTGRCTDTGITLAPMIHAFGWAPDDWDRLAAGIVAGHIVECGAQSTGGNFTDWRTIPRLADIGYPLLEVFADGSFIVTKHAGTGGRVTKRTVKEQLVYEMGDPRAYITPDVVADFGTIRLEQVGRDRVRVWGVRGRPAPSMLKVSASYFDGWKASGTLILCGPEAAAKARAFAELFWKRLDLRFAATHTELVGLSSCWGPLSPATEAPEILLRLSVRDPDRERVEQFSKMVPAVILSGPPGVAVTGGRPQAQEVVAYWPALVPRDHVKARLVTRDGERTLDWPTPLLPPQRPAPLRGESWPRARGDRKLVKTPLSALAHARSGDKGDTANIGLIARAPEIYPWLRSTLTAAVVKRRFKGICLGRVERHEVPNLGALNFLLHESLGGGGTVSLRLDAQGKTLSHALLAMEVTAPRALLDAAKRGDAADGSRAKAAGAAKQRRGRR
- a CDS encoding DinB family protein yields the protein MMTKSNLDMIWDHIRILNGIAVRCVANLPADKLDAHPIPRMRTPKELVVHMYTSSMRSMMEGLLSGNYQEYDEKSACERIQTKDDLLRFCDESWKASDRAERAATDAHLAGEVKTPWGHAMPGPMCVQVVRDELLHHRGQLYAYLRALGQEVPDMYDYANNAPEFRRREPAQA
- a CDS encoding SPFH domain-containing protein, coding for MIREKEVSARSGGFMFLVVLALFFGSIWGIIHNASHGSPPGVILSVLGVAVAVLGVFGLTVVNPNQSQVVQLFGSYSGTLHQPGFWWVNPFTTRRRISVRVRNFESAKLKVNDHDGNPIEIAAVVVWRVVDTAEALFEVDNYENFVKVQTEAAVRNLASTHPYDAHGDGQMSLRSNIQEVAEDLKKEIQARLTKAGVEVIEARISHLAYAPEIASAMLQRQQASAIVAARTKIVEGAVGMVEMALAELSQRHVVELDGERRAAMVSNLLVVLCSDRHAQPVVNAGTIYQ